The region CCAGATTGTCGTTGTGCGCCGGATCCAGGTACTCGGTGCTGGTCGCCGGGTCATCGGACATGATGCCGAGGACACCGTCGAGCGGGTCGTTGGCGAACCAACCCCGATCCTTGCCAGTGAAGTTGTCCCGCAGGGCCCAGATGGACTCGGTGTGCCCCTTGGCCGTGTACGACTCCTCCGCGTGCCGGATGTCGTCCGCGGTGTCCTCGAGGAACTGGCCGGAATAACCGTGCCCCTGCTGCATCAGGGTGACCAGGCTCTGATAGCCCCGGACCTTCTCATCCGGAATCGGGCTGAGGCCGTCCACCTTGAATTCCTCGGTTCCAGCCTTCTGCATTTCCGCACGAAAGTGCTTGTAGAAGGAGGAATTCGGGTCACGCGTCGCAGTCGCCAGCGTTGTCGCGAGGCCCTTCTGGATGTCCAGGTACTGGCTGCTGTGCTTCTTGTCGTCGTAGTGGGCGAGGCTGTCGAGGTCATTGGCGAGCTTCAACGTCCTGCGCGCGCCGAGGTCATCGAGCAAGGTCTGGCTGAACGCCTTGTCGCCTGAATTGTCATGGAAGAGCCGCTGCAGTTCCTGGTGGTCGCGCGCGGACGCCTTCCCGGTATCGATGCGCAGCGCGATGTCCCTGGCCTCGTCCGCCTCGTACTTCTCGATGTCGCCCTGGGCCTTCCCGTTGAAACCGTTGAGGGTGCCGTCGTTGACGTCGGAGTCGATCACGACGGCTTTGAAGGCGACCTCGACGCCCTTGTCGGCGTCGTCCACGTCCCCGATCAGCTGGTCGATGCGCTGCTGCCACGAACTGACACTCGTGCGAATGCTCTCCTGGTAATCAGGGTCGTGAGCAAGAGCGGTCCGATCCCCCTGGCTCAGCTTCTCGGTGTCGTACGAGATCACGCCCTGGTCCGAGACCTTCATGCCCTTCGCCAAGGCTTCGTCCCGAGCCGCCTCCAGCTTTTTGCGCAGGTCCACGAACTGCGTGTGCGCGTCACGCAGCAGGGAGGCAATCGCCTTGGCCTCGGTCTGGGCGTTCTGGAACTCTTTCAGCGTGACATCGAAGCGTCTGTTGGCGGCATCCGCGCTCAGTCCCGTCCACGTCCGGCCCATGGAGATGCCGTACACATCCCGCCTGTACGCCGTCTCCTGCTTGTGGAACCCCTTCGCCATACCGTCCCAGCGCTCAGCGGCCGTGGTGAGCGTGGCCAGGTCAGTCGTCATGATCTCGTGGTACGTCGGCATGGATCCCCGTTGTCTGCGTTGGCGTGCGAGTCGGTCGCGATGGCGGTGAGGACAACCGCGCTTCGGTCAGTACTCGTCGATCGGAGACACCCCGCGCACGCCTGCCCCGACTCCGAGGTCCGTGCTCTGCAGCAAGATGTTGGTGCTCCCCAAGGCCGCTTTCTCAGACGCGAGCCGGTTCATGAGGTTCTGAACCTGTTCGCCCCACGTCTCGTGTGCCTTCTTGAGGCATCCTGAGGTGAACCATCCGTGGCCGTCCTTGGGCCCGAATGCCTTGACGGCGGCGTCGGTCTCCCCGTCCGCCCAGTCACCTGACTTCCGGGTGTCGGGCTCGATGTGCAGTTCGATGGCGCGAGCCGCGGCCCGCTTCTCGGCAGGCGACGACGCCAGATCCGGTTGACCGCCAGGGGCCCCACCGCCCGGGTCCGCGGGGAGTTGGTTCAGCCGCATGCCGACCGGGCGTACAGCCTCGCTGCTGACTATGTGCTGCTCTCCTGCAGACTCAGCCATGAATACCTGCCCCCGTTGCGCTCAATTGGCGTGCGCCTGTCAGGCTATCAACCAGCCGGAGCTTCGCCGTGATGGATCCTGAGCCACTACATTCCCTTTACAACCACCCATCTGACGGGATGTTTCGGCGCGGAGCGGCCGTATGTCCAGACTGCGTTACCGACAACAGCGGCTATGCAATGGACCGTCGACGTTTGCCGATGACGGCGGCGGTTACTGCTCCGCCGAGGATTACGGCACCGACGCCCAGCGCGATCCAAAGGATGCTGCGGTCGTTGCCCTTGGAGGAGGCCTCGGCTGCCGCCTTGCCGCCCTTTGCAGGAGTAGCAGGTTCCTTGGAGGCCGCAGCGCCCGGAGAGGGCGATGTCGAGGCCGTGGCCGGGAAGTTCGGGAGCGGATAGGCATGGGCAGGGCCCGGATTGCCCGGGTTCTGAAGGGCGACGCGGGGGCGCACGATGCCGTAGCCGATGGAGTCGTTGCGCTTCGCGCCGTCCGTGGGGCCGCCGATGGTGTTGAGCATGGCGCGCAGGACCTGGTTGTTGGTCCAGGTGGGGTGCTTGGACCAGATCAGGGCGGCGCTGGCGGAGGCTAGGGCGGTGGCGTCGCTGGTGCCGCTCCCCTTGCAGAGGCCCGTCTTGCCGCCGCAGGCGTGGACCATGTCTTCGCCTGGGGCTGAGATGTCCACCTGAGGGCCGTACTGGGACCAGGAAGTCCGCCGGAGGTTCTTGCCCACGGCTGCCACACCAACGACACCTGGGGTGGCGGCTGGATACTCCACGGGGTTGCCCTTGTCGCCGCTATTCCCTACGGCCGCGAAAACGAGCGAGCCGTGGTCCAGTGCGTATTTCACGGCAGCAGTCAGCTGGGGTGCGGTGACAGTCGTACCCGCTGAAATGTTGATGACCTGAGCACCTGAGTCTGCCGCGTAGCGGATGGCCTTCCCGAGGTACGAGGGCCCCGCAAAGCCATTCTCGTCACCCTTGGCAGGCAAACGAATGGGAAGAATCTTGGCACCCGGCGCGAGACCGAACGCGCCGTTTCCACCTCCGTACGCCCCCGTGCCAGCAATGAGTCCGGCCATCCCCGTGCCGTGGCCGTCATAGTCCGTGTGCTCGTCTCCGGAACGGCTTGAAGGTGCCAGATCCAGTCCGTCGAGCACCCGTCCCTTGAGATCGGGATTGTTCGGGTCGACTCCGGTATCGATCACGGCGACGGTGATCCCCTTGCCCGTGCTCGTCCGCCACATGTCCTCGGCGTGCATGGCGTCCAGGTACCACTGCTGGGAGCGGGTGGAGTCGGCGTGAGCCTGAGAGCCCGTACCGCCCGCCAGCAGTAGCCCGATGGCCGCTGAGGCCAGAACCTGCAACCTCCTGTGCCGCGTATTGCCGGTGGGCATGTACGTCCCTTTCGTATAACTGGAGTTCAGTCGGCGGTCGGTGCTTCACCGCGGCGGTCGGTCTGCCGCTTCTGCTTTGCCTGCCGGGCGTCACCGGTCTGTCCAGCGGCACCCCCGCGAGCACCTCTGCGATTGCCTGCCTCGCTGGGCGTACCGCCGGAGATGCCTCCTCGCGTCGGTGCGGAGGGTACCGGCGCGCCGGGGCGGGCCGGCGCGCGGCCCGTCTGCTGCGGGGTGCCACCCGCGACGCCGTTAGAGAGCGTGGGCGCGGAGCGTCCAACGGGTCGGCCGACGGCCGGGCGGGCAACCGCCTGCCCTCCCGGTCCTGCGGTCGAGCCGCGGCTGCCTGCGGGCTCGTTGCCGACGACCGTCCCGCCGGGTAGCCGACCCGCCGGTCTGCCAGTGCTGGGCGTCGCAGTCGGACGCCCCCCAGTGATGCCTGAATTGGCCGGAAGACCACGGCCGGAGCCTTGGCCTGGAACGGAACGGCTCGGAGCCACGCCGGAGCCTGGCATGTTGCGGCTCGAGATCGGGCCGACTCCAGTGGCTCCACGACCAGGAAGGGAGCCGACAGCTCGTTGCCCAGGTCGGGCAGGCGTGCGTCCAGCAACGTCCGATCTACCCGGGCCGACGGAGGCCGAAGGTATGCGTGGAGCGCCGCCTGAGAACGGCGGAGCCATGCCACTCCCCGCTGAAGGTACGCCTGTGTCCGGACGAGAGGGTGTGGGCATCCCGTTCGCCGCTCCTGCGGGCGGTTGATGAACTCCTGGGAGAGTAGTCGCCGAGTCAATGCCGACATGCGTGACAGGCTCGATGGTCCGCGCGCGCAGATGATCTGACGGCGCCTCACTCGTGAACTGCTCCGTCTCAAGCCGCCCCGAGGTCACGGCATGCCCATGCTCAGGCCGTACGGTTCCGGCGGTTCCGACGACTCCGGAAGCGGTGCCGCCCCCGCTCACACCGGCGGAGCTCCCGGGTGCCGGGCGAGCCAGGTCCTCGACCGCATTGTCACGCGGCGGCACGAAAGCCGCGGGCGGCGGCGGAAACTTGGGCCTCTCCAGCCCGTCCAGCTGCGTGGCCGACAGCGAGTACGTCTGGCCCAGCTTCCGCATCTGCGCGGCCGCCTCCTGCCGTACCTTCTCCTTGTCCGCTGCCAGCGCCGCGAGTTCGCTCGTGGACTTGCTGCTCACCGCCGCTGCGTCCGGGTCGTTGTGTGCCGCTTGGGCCGCGTCCAGGTTCGCCTGTGCGCCGGCCTTGTCGCGCGGGATGGACGCCTGCGCCGTGGCGATCGCTCCCGAGGCCTCGCCCAGCCACTTCGCGGCGCCCTCGCTGAAATCACCCAAGCGCAAAGTCGAGTTGGCCAGGTCGCCGCTCCACGTGCGGAACGCGTCCGCGCCGTCGCCCTTCCACTCCACGTACTGCGGGCGGACCTTGAGCTCCTCCGCGATCTTGCGGATCTCCTTGGCCGCGGCGATCAGCCGGTCGGCGGCGCCCTGCACCGTCCCCGCGTTCGCCTGGTCCAGCCACGCGAGCATCTGCTCGTGGCTCATGTCCTCGAAAGACGTACCGCCGCCGGTCCCCTTGCCGGACATCAGATCGTGCCTCCCGAGTCGGCACCTGAAGGTGTCTGGGCCGGCTTCGACCCGGTGCCGCCTTCGTGGGTCTTCTTCGGCAGCGCGGGGTCGTAGCTCCCCCCGTAGTGCTTCGTCGTCTCCGTGCTGATCGCCGTCATACGGTCGCGGATGTCCAGGTCGATGTTCTGGTAGCCCTTGTGGGAGGCCAGCACAGCGATACCCATGCCCTCCATCGAGTCGGACAGCAGTTTCGACAGGCTCTCCAGCTCGGTGATCACCGTCTCGTACGAGCTGAAGAGGCCGGACGCCTCTGCCCACGCCCCGCTCCCGCCGCCGAACTGGTGGCGCGCCAGCTGCTCCTGCCCCACCTCGCCCGGTCCCGCCGCCGAACCCTTGAGGTCGCGGATCAGGTCGTCGACGCGCTTCTGGAACTTCGTGAACGACGACAGCTCGGTGACCACATCACCGATCGCGTTCTGCGCCGCGTCGAACACGCCCGACGCCCACGACGACGGTCCAGGCGCCGCCCCACTATCGCTCGGCAACACAATCTCTCCCCCGTACAGCCAAAACAGCCGAAGCTTCACCAGCAACTCTAGCTATCGGCTGTGACAGTCCACAGTCAGCCTCTGGCAGGGCGTGACCGGAATCGGGCCATTCCGAGTAGCGGCTCGGCCAGTCGCCGAGGCCGGTGAGGAAGAGCATGGCTCCACTCAACCCCAGTGCAGGAGACGGCACATGAGTGCCCGTACTCATATGAGGGAGGCGGGAGTATCCAAGTGCCGGTCCGGGCCGAACTCGATCTCGCATCACCGGAGCACGGCGGAGCGTGTTCCGGTGCGCCCGGCGATCTTCCCCAAGAAACACGAGAGGGAAAGAACCCCACCAAACCCCACCCCACCCCTCCCGCCCGCCGAAACGGTGACCGCCGCGCAAACTCACTCCCGCGAGTGAATATGCCCAACTCGGGTGGATTCGGGACTGGTTGCCTGCCTTACGCTCAGCGCGACACAGCACAACCGCAGACATGCGACGGCCCCCGCCGGGACTGGCATCCCAATGCGAGGGCCTGACCACCAAGGAAGAAGACCCTTCCCGATGGATACGCAAAACCCTAGCGCGCCCCCGCGCGCCCAGTCCCGTATCGCGGGCAAAAACCACACCCACCAGAACGCTCACGCCCGCCCCGGCGGCGTCATCCACGACAACACCCGCCACACCACCCGCTTCACGGTGATCGGCAACCACCTCGCCCAGCACCCGGAGCTCTCAGGACTCGCGATCGGGCTGGCCGTCTACATCCAGTCGCTCCCCACCGGCGCCCGCGTCGACATCAAGACCCTCGCCGCCCGGTTCCCCGAAGGCCCCACCCGTATCGCCGCCGCCCTGCGCGAACTCGAAACCCACGGCTACCTCCGCCGCACCCGCGAACGCACCCCCGGCGGCCGCATCGTCACCCGCACCGTCTCCTGCAACCAGCCCGGACACCACGGACCGGCAGCCGACACCCCCAGCAGGCCCACCCGACGCCCAAACCCAGCCGAAAGCCCGCCCCGCAAGCTCCTCCCCACCGTGCCCCGGCCCGCGCACGCCTCCCCCGACCTCCTCCGGACCGCCACCGACCTCCTCGCCGGCCTCCGCCGCCACGACCCCCGCCTGCTTCTCTCCGGCAGCGACGCGGAGCACCTCGCCCCCGGAGTCGCCGCCTGGCTGGAACGCGACCTCACCCCCACCGCCGTACAACGCGCGCTGACCGCGGACCTACCACCGGAGGATCTACGCCGCCCAGCCGCCCTTCTCGCCCATCGACTCGCCGTGCAGCTGCCGCCTCCTCCGCCGCCGTTCCGCGTGCCCACGCCGCCACCGGACGTACGGCATCCGCTCCAGAACTGCGAGGGCTGCGACCGCGCCTTCCGCTCCCCCGTGCCCGGGCACTGCCGCGACTGCCGATCCGATCTCCTGGAGGCCGCCTAGCATGAACGTGACGATCCTTGCCCCCGGGCACGGCAGACGAGGAGCGAGCGCCATGACCATCGCCGCGGACGACGCGCAACAGGGCGCCTCCCATCTGTACCGGGCCATGCGGGACTTCGTTCAGTCCATGGACGACACCCTTCCCGGCAAGTTCGAGATCACCAAGGAAGGGATCGTCCACGACATGATGTCGCCCGTGAAGCAGCACGAACTCACCGC is a window of Streptomyces mirabilis DNA encoding:
- the mycP gene encoding type VII secretion-associated serine protease mycosin, which translates into the protein MPTGNTRHRRLQVLASAAIGLLLAGGTGSQAHADSTRSQQWYLDAMHAEDMWRTSTGKGITVAVIDTGVDPNNPDLKGRVLDGLDLAPSSRSGDEHTDYDGHGTGMAGLIAGTGAYGGGNGAFGLAPGAKILPIRLPAKGDENGFAGPSYLGKAIRYAADSGAQVINISAGTTVTAPQLTAAVKYALDHGSLVFAAVGNSGDKGNPVEYPAATPGVVGVAAVGKNLRRTSWSQYGPQVDISAPGEDMVHACGGKTGLCKGSGTSDATALASASAALIWSKHPTWTNNQVLRAMLNTIGGPTDGAKRNDSIGYGIVRPRVALQNPGNPGPAHAYPLPNFPATASTSPSPGAAASKEPATPAKGGKAAAEASSKGNDRSILWIALGVGAVILGGAVTAAVIGKRRRSIA
- a CDS encoding helix-turn-helix domain-containing protein encodes the protein MDTQNPSAPPRAQSRIAGKNHTHQNAHARPGGVIHDNTRHTTRFTVIGNHLAQHPELSGLAIGLAVYIQSLPTGARVDIKTLAARFPEGPTRIAAALRELETHGYLRRTRERTPGGRIVTRTVSCNQPGHHGPAADTPSRPTRRPNPAESPPRKLLPTVPRPAHASPDLLRTATDLLAGLRRHDPRLLLSGSDAEHLAPGVAAWLERDLTPTAVQRALTADLPPEDLRRPAALLAHRLAVQLPPPPPPFRVPTPPPDVRHPLQNCEGCDRAFRSPVPGHCRDCRSDLLEAA